From one Streptomyces sp. R41 genomic stretch:
- a CDS encoding glycerophosphodiester phosphodiesterase, which translates to MTLARQHPIQVVAHRGASEEAPEHTLAAYKKAIEDGADALECDVRLTADGHLVCVHDRRVNRTSNGRGAVSALELAELAALDFGAWKNRDESPDWEYGPGDPEDTSVLTLERLLELVADAGRRVELAIETKHPTRWAGQVEERLLLLLKRFGLDAPESAAESPVRVMSFSARSLHRVRAASPTLPTVYLLQFISPRLRDGRLPAGVRIAGPSMRIVRSHPAYIERLKRAGHQVHVWTVNEPEDVDLCVELGIDAIITNRPRAVLDQLGR; encoded by the coding sequence GTGACCCTCGCACGACAGCACCCGATTCAGGTCGTCGCCCACCGAGGTGCCTCCGAAGAGGCCCCCGAGCACACCCTGGCCGCGTACAAGAAGGCGATCGAGGACGGTGCGGACGCCCTCGAGTGCGATGTACGGCTGACCGCGGACGGCCATCTCGTCTGCGTTCACGACCGCCGCGTCAACCGTACGTCCAACGGCCGCGGAGCGGTCTCGGCCCTGGAGCTCGCCGAGCTCGCCGCACTGGACTTCGGCGCCTGGAAGAACCGCGACGAGTCCCCCGACTGGGAGTACGGCCCCGGGGACCCGGAGGACACCTCCGTCCTCACCCTGGAGCGCCTGCTCGAACTCGTCGCCGACGCGGGCCGCCGCGTCGAGCTGGCCATCGAGACGAAGCACCCGACCCGCTGGGCGGGCCAGGTCGAGGAGCGACTGCTGCTCCTGCTGAAGCGTTTCGGCCTGGACGCCCCGGAGTCCGCCGCCGAGTCGCCCGTACGCGTCATGAGTTTCTCGGCGCGCTCGCTGCACCGCGTCCGCGCCGCGTCCCCGACTTTGCCCACGGTCTATCTGCTGCAGTTCATCTCGCCCCGGCTGCGCGACGGGCGGCTGCCGGCGGGTGTCCGGATCGCGGGCCCCTCGATGCGGATCGTACGCAGTCACCCCGCGTACATCGAACGGCTGAAACGAGCCGGACACCAGGTGCACGTCTGGACCGTGAACGAACCCGAGGACGTCGATCTCTGCGTTGAGCTGGGCATCGACGCCATCATCACCAACCGCCCGCGCGCGGTGCTGGACCAGCTGGGCCGCTGA
- a CDS encoding ATP-binding protein, which produces MRQQTWIGRFPVQSRGASTPWRGAKEVSGVALVVAQEVPTSSSMAVPHGPAGVGTARHRMRDQLRSGGVAESVIDDAVLILSELLSNACRHGRPLGDALAGDGDVRAAWRVDPSGRLTVEVTDGGGPTRPVPATPSVTAHGGRGLNIITALAKDWGVRDDARGEVTVWVVVQEDVDDTATARRRDDFATRVASPTVSGIPDLDFADAFDDLD; this is translated from the coding sequence GTGCGTCAGCAGACGTGGATTGGCCGGTTTCCGGTCCAGTCCAGAGGGGCATCCACACCGTGGCGTGGGGCAAAGGAGGTCTCGGGGGTGGCGTTGGTGGTGGCACAGGAGGTGCCCACGTCGTCGAGCATGGCCGTACCCCATGGCCCTGCGGGCGTGGGGACAGCAAGACACCGGATGCGTGATCAGCTGCGTTCCGGTGGCGTGGCGGAATCGGTCATCGACGATGCCGTACTGATCCTTTCCGAACTGCTCAGCAACGCGTGCAGGCACGGCAGGCCGCTGGGCGACGCCCTGGCCGGGGACGGCGACGTCCGGGCCGCGTGGCGCGTCGATCCGTCCGGAAGACTCACCGTCGAGGTGACGGACGGCGGTGGTCCGACCCGCCCGGTTCCGGCCACGCCCTCGGTCACCGCACACGGTGGCCGCGGGCTGAACATCATCACGGCGCTGGCCAAGGACTGGGGTGTGCGGGACGACGCCCGCGGCGAGGTCACGGTGTGGGTCGTCGTCCAGGAAGACGTGGACGACACGGCAACCGCGCGTCGGCGTGACGATTTCGCTACGCGCGTCGCGTCACCGACCGTATCGGGGATACCCGACCTGGACTTCGCGGACGCCTTCGACGACCTGGACTGA
- a CDS encoding DUF5926 family protein, which translates to MAKKRPQTKAKQPQLKDGGEIPVVGAREPCPCGSGRRYKACHGRAAAHAVTELVHRPFEGLPGEGDWVALRELVPAATVELKLKEKLPEGVPSVTLATVLPMAWPALRRDDGSVLLGLQNDTASGDISRDLADTLQRALVAQPGTPVEGRRAPADGPRLQDLLDPEGAFEPVVHAGFEFWVPDAENATPEVTASLERANAAAIPTVKLSGVDAAYWCETPDKNHLRWVMPHPEEQLLDALARLHAAGRSSLGEGTRLVGSFRAHGLTVPVWDLPTGVTADDIEKPAAEFAERLATALATDSPLTADERRARGGLTNRQVTLS; encoded by the coding sequence ATGGCCAAGAAGCGACCCCAGACGAAGGCCAAGCAGCCGCAGCTGAAGGACGGCGGCGAGATCCCGGTTGTCGGCGCTCGCGAGCCCTGCCCCTGCGGCAGTGGCCGCCGCTACAAGGCCTGTCACGGCCGAGCGGCCGCGCACGCCGTGACCGAGCTGGTGCACCGCCCCTTCGAGGGCCTGCCGGGCGAGGGCGACTGGGTCGCACTGCGCGAGCTGGTGCCCGCGGCGACGGTCGAGCTGAAGCTCAAGGAGAAGCTCCCCGAGGGCGTCCCCTCGGTCACGCTCGCCACCGTCCTGCCGATGGCATGGCCCGCGCTGCGCCGCGACGACGGCTCGGTCCTGCTCGGCCTGCAGAACGACACGGCGTCCGGTGACATCAGCCGCGACCTGGCCGACACGCTCCAGCGCGCGCTCGTCGCGCAGCCCGGCACTCCGGTCGAGGGCCGGCGCGCCCCGGCCGACGGTCCGCGCCTGCAGGACCTGCTCGACCCCGAAGGCGCCTTCGAGCCAGTTGTCCACGCGGGCTTCGAATTCTGGGTCCCGGACGCGGAGAACGCGACGCCGGAGGTGACCGCTTCCCTGGAGCGGGCCAACGCCGCCGCCATCCCGACCGTGAAGCTCTCCGGGGTCGACGCCGCCTACTGGTGCGAGACCCCCGACAAGAACCACCTCCGGTGGGTCATGCCACACCCGGAGGAGCAGCTTCTGGACGCGCTGGCGCGGCTGCACGCGGCCGGGCGGTCGAGCCTCGGGGAGGGCACCCGGCTGGTCGGCTCCTTCCGTGCGCACGGGCTCACGGTGCCGGTCTGGGACCTGCCGACGGGCGTCACGGCGGACGACATCGAGAAGCCGGCGGCCGAGTTCGCCGAGCGCCTCGCCACCGCTCTGGCCACGGACTCACCGCTCACCGCGGACGAGCGGCGCGCGCGCGGCGGCCTCACCAACCGACAGGTGACTCTCAGCTGA
- a CDS encoding bifunctional DNA primase/polymerase gives MREILGRRRRLLSRRNNGRPEVLGAALTFAAEWRWPVLPGVAADPQGRARCGCPDPECTVPGAHPFDPGLLAATTDERMVRWWWTNRPSAPIVLATGGMAPCAVSLPALAAARALDALDRKGMRLGPVVASPTRWSILVAPYSMEQLGELLYAKDFVPGSLRFHGEGGYIALPPSETGQGQIRWERAPLPGSAAPWVPDVEAVVDAVVEALTRTGVSAPEL, from the coding sequence ATGCGCGAGATCCTCGGAAGGCGACGCAGGCTCCTGTCCCGGCGGAACAACGGGAGGCCTGAGGTGCTCGGCGCGGCCCTGACCTTCGCTGCCGAATGGCGGTGGCCCGTACTCCCGGGTGTGGCGGCGGACCCGCAGGGGCGCGCCCGCTGCGGATGCCCCGACCCGGAGTGCACGGTGCCCGGCGCCCATCCCTTCGACCCCGGTCTCCTCGCGGCCACCACCGACGAGCGCATGGTGCGCTGGTGGTGGACCAACCGACCGTCGGCACCCATCGTGCTGGCCACCGGCGGCATGGCCCCCTGCGCGGTGAGCCTGCCCGCCCTCGCGGCGGCCCGCGCCCTCGACGCCCTCGACCGCAAGGGCATGCGCCTCGGCCCCGTCGTCGCGTCCCCCACGCGCTGGTCGATCCTCGTCGCGCCCTACTCCATGGAGCAGCTCGGCGAGCTGCTCTACGCCAAGGACTTCGTTCCCGGTTCCCTCCGCTTCCACGGCGAGGGCGGCTACATCGCGCTGCCGCCGTCCGAGACCGGCCAGGGCCAGATCCGCTGGGAGCGCGCCCCGCTGCCCGGCTCGGCCGCCCCCTGGGTGCCCGATGTCGAGGCCGTCGTGGACGCCGTGGTGGAGGCCCTCACTCGTACGGGTGTGAGCGCGCCCGAGTTGTAG